A window of Pyrobaculum aerophilum str. IM2 contains these coding sequences:
- a CDS encoding ArsR/SmtB family transcription factor, giving the protein MIDQVLSSPTKIKILIVLWKFGEMNITELVRRVGASHRATVQQLRQLIEHGVVEARQIGRMRLYRLPNDEAVQKLAEALARADEWLASSKAQRLA; this is encoded by the coding sequence GTGATAGACCAAGTTTTGAGCTCTCCCACTAAGATAAAAATCCTCATTGTCCTGTGGAAATTTGGAGAAATGAACATAACAGAGCTCGTGAGGCGCGTCGGCGCGTCGCACAGAGCCACAGTACAGCAACTAAGACAATTAATTGAACACGGAGTTGTGGAGGCGAGACAGATAGGCAGAATGAGGCTGTACAGACTGCCCAACGACGAGGCGGTGCAAAAACTCGCCGAAGCCCTGGCAAGGGCGGACGAGTGGCTGGCCTCAAGCAAAGCCCAGAGACTGGCGTAG
- a CDS encoding adenosylcobinamide-GDP ribazoletransferase, protein MRCLKSLLAFFTAFPIGGAELSFKCVWALPYVAAPIIAAIPTTLLYLGASPAIAYIALLAATGLHHLDGLADVGDALLVRDREAARRVLEDPRRGTGGIFAVTAVVVTTAAHLHSPLQLLLGEVFSKSTALLFAGFSKSFKPGLGEAFTEAAKRQWPAALPALAVLAYLAPVTTAVSLATSALLYQLAYRHLGGANGDVYGYLLEVSRSAFVIWSAYVPVPTAF, encoded by the coding sequence GTGAGGTGTCTTAAGTCCCTCCTGGCGTTTTTCACTGCATTTCCCATAGGCGGCGCCGAGCTGAGTTTTAAATGCGTCTGGGCGCTTCCGTATGTGGCGGCGCCTATAATTGCGGCTATTCCCACAACGCTGTTATACCTCGGGGCAAGCCCGGCAATTGCCTACATCGCCCTACTAGCCGCCACGGGTCTCCACCATTTAGACGGGCTTGCAGATGTAGGGGACGCATTGCTAGTTAGAGACAGAGAGGCGGCCCGGAGGGTGCTGGAAGACCCCAGGCGGGGGACTGGAGGCATATTTGCCGTGACAGCCGTTGTGGTCACAACGGCGGCTCATCTCCACAGCCCCCTTCAATTACTCCTAGGCGAGGTGTTCTCCAAGTCTACCGCGTTATTATTCGCCGGGTTCAGCAAGAGCTTTAAGCCAGGCCTTGGAGAGGCTTTCACCGAGGCGGCTAAACGGCAGTGGCCTGCGGCTCTGCCAGCTCTGGCAGTCCTCGCCTATTTAGCCCCCGTGACAACAGCCGTGTCTCTCGCCACGTCAGCCCTACTCTACCAATTGGCGTATAGACATTTAGGAGGCGCCAACGGCGACGTCTACGGCTATTTGTTGGAAGTTTCTAGATCGGCGTTTGTAATTTGGTCGGCATATGTGCCTGTGCCGACGGCTTTCTGA
- a CDS encoding nucleotidyltransferase domain-containing protein: protein MERFSLLKRWRELAAIIARACREVAGDCEVYVVGGAVEDRLTVLSDIDVVAMVEDPALRTIDVVIAVKRRAEELGLPEDAPIDLKIFTPRNSKNSWNAAFIKKPSG, encoded by the coding sequence TTGGAGAGATTCTCCCTCCTCAAGAGGTGGAGGGAGCTAGCCGCGATTATCGCGAGGGCGTGTAGGGAGGTGGCGGGCGACTGCGAGGTGTACGTCGTCGGCGGGGCGGTCGAGGACAGGCTGACGGTGCTGAGCGATATAGACGTGGTCGCGATGGTGGAGGACCCCGCGCTGAGGACAATTGACGTCGTTATAGCGGTGAAGAGAAGGGCCGAGGAGCTGGGGCTACCCGAGGACGCCCCTATCGACCTGAAGATCTTCACCCCCAGGAATTCCAAGAACTCTTGGAACGCGGCGTTTATAAAAAAGCCGTCAGGATAG
- a CDS encoding sulfite oxidase-like oxidoreductase — protein sequence MECREIRVDLPWPPNQVKAHRFVIYDVFDPPEVKFEEHVVRIVGRVERPLEIPLKDLASKYPCVDLIAPFHCVTGWSVERVVWRGVQTRVLLEEARPYGPFALAWGIDGYSASLPIEALMEETSIIAWAMNGERLPRKHGAPARLVVPTRYAWKSVKYFGALEVVEEPVPGYWEAQGYSLNGDPWREERFDFGRPLMRGRRVSL from the coding sequence ATGGAGTGTAGGGAGATCCGCGTGGACCTGCCCTGGCCTCCCAATCAAGTCAAGGCGCATCGTTTTGTTATTTACGATGTCTTTGACCCGCCGGAGGTGAAATTTGAGGAACACGTCGTTAGAATTGTGGGAAGAGTGGAGCGCCCTCTTGAAATCCCCTTGAAGGATCTCGCCTCTAAATACCCGTGTGTGGACTTAATCGCCCCCTTTCACTGCGTCACTGGCTGGTCGGTGGAGAGAGTGGTGTGGAGGGGCGTGCAGACTAGGGTTTTGCTGGAGGAGGCCAGGCCCTACGGTCCCTTCGCCTTGGCCTGGGGTATAGACGGCTACTCGGCCTCTTTGCCAATAGAGGCGTTAATGGAGGAGACGTCAATTATCGCGTGGGCAATGAACGGCGAGAGGCTCCCCAGAAAACACGGCGCGCCGGCGAGGCTGGTGGTGCCTACCCGCTACGCGTGGAAGAGCGTTAAATACTTCGGGGCTTTGGAGGTAGTGGAGGAGCCCGTGCCGGGCTACTGGGAGGCGCAGGGCTACTCCCTCAATGGGGATCCGTGGCGGGAGGAGAGGTTTGACTTCGGCAGACCGTTAATGAGGGGCAGGAGGGTGTCTCTATAA
- the cc1 gene encoding DNA-binding protein CC1, producing the protein MAKQKLKFYDIKAKQSFETDKYEVIEKETARGPMLFAVATSPYTGIKVYRLLGKKK; encoded by the coding sequence ATGGCCAAACAAAAACTAAAGTTCTACGACATAAAAGCGAAACAGTCCTTCGAAACGGACAAATACGAGGTCATTGAGAAAGAGACGGCCCGCGGGCCGATGTTATTTGCAGTGGCAACCTCGCCGTACACTGGCATAAAGGTGTACAGACTGTTAGGCAAGAAGAAATAA
- a CDS encoding CobD/CbiB family cobalamin biosynthesis protein translates to MCLCRRLSEACIAVAISAALLAAKPGCLFSRAFCPDPLALAVALALEALDRPRLWRGHLVTNLIPPQIHPVSLVFKTGARLIGRGGLLRGVLVLITTSLPLTAAAVLYGLARGDGILWSVLEGYLLKLSFSITHITYGCLMGYDGGIACAVVKEFVRRDLSGCEKGLVNSACIETAAESLVDSFASTLFWYGLLGLPGAWLQRSVNTADGLVGFRQYGPLGLPSALADTLMNFLPARLTSFFLLGVGGLRAPHALCRMERVESINARWPLASIAVVLAVKLEKAGYYSIEGGGYPQDIDVYNALRLVNNTALAIATFTILAVL, encoded by the coding sequence ATGTGCCTGTGCCGACGGCTTTCTGAGGCCTGTATAGCAGTCGCCATAAGCGCTGCGCTTCTCGCCGCAAAGCCCGGGTGTTTATTTTCGCGGGCCTTCTGCCCAGACCCCCTGGCACTGGCGGTGGCACTGGCCCTCGAGGCTTTAGACAGGCCAAGGCTGTGGAGAGGACATTTAGTCACAAACCTAATACCGCCGCAGATACACCCCGTTTCTCTAGTATTTAAAACGGGAGCTAGGCTAATAGGCAGAGGCGGGTTGCTGAGGGGCGTGTTGGTGCTAATAACGACCTCACTTCCTTTAACCGCCGCGGCAGTTCTTTACGGATTGGCGAGAGGGGACGGGATATTGTGGAGCGTATTAGAGGGGTATCTGCTCAAACTCTCCTTTTCTATTACCCACATCACATACGGGTGCTTGATGGGATATGACGGCGGGATAGCGTGCGCCGTAGTGAAGGAGTTCGTCCGCAGAGACTTATCTGGATGCGAAAAAGGCCTCGTCAACAGCGCCTGTATAGAAACCGCGGCGGAGAGCCTTGTTGACTCATTCGCCTCCACGCTTTTTTGGTACGGCCTCCTCGGGCTGCCGGGGGCTTGGCTTCAACGCTCTGTCAACACCGCGGACGGGCTCGTGGGCTTTAGACAATACGGCCCGCTTGGCCTCCCCTCCGCCCTCGCGGACACTCTCATGAACTTCTTGCCGGCGCGGCTCACGTCCTTTTTTCTGCTGGGCGTGGGCGGGTTACGCGCGCCTCACGCGCTGTGTCGTATGGAGAGAGTGGAGAGTATTAACGCCCGGTGGCCACTAGCCTCTATCGCCGTAGTTCTCGCAGTTAAGCTAGAAAAAGCGGGCTACTATAGTATAGAGGGAGGGGGTTATCCCCAAGACATTGACGTTTACAACGCCTTGAGACTTGTAAATAACACAGCTCTGGCAATAGCCACATTCACAATACTAGCAGTGTTGTAG